From Arachis stenosperma cultivar V10309 chromosome 2, arast.V10309.gnm1.PFL2, whole genome shotgun sequence, one genomic window encodes:
- the LOC130963479 gene encoding uncharacterized protein LOC130963479: protein MEETRHEIEEENTRTRSNTTEEEEEVLEYEEEDIEEGVEKCNHSLVGKLVTDKNINPTWVQTAMFNIWRRPEGFKMVEIRPKLFQFFFHKEIDMRRVLKGNPWMFRNSWLLIKKWERGVNPAEMDFSRTEIKLQIWNMPEHCKTTTLGRKIAARVGEVMECNVFSAGPGKGNFLKASVMIRIEDPLKEGLNMGSKQDGLTKVEFKYERLPTFCYFCGRIGHDVANCEIAEAEEEHTSGSKKGLGAWLRADIIGNKVEHSTEQERPTKMEDKETEKGTQQGKGEVLEKMAKLTMKEKSQQCIEYKEGSKVSNREKVPHQTAEVETITIEETNKEATDHGEEDKKKERK, encoded by the coding sequence ATGGAAGAAACAAGGCATGAAATCGAAGAGGaaaatacaagaacaagatCAAATACAacagaagaggaagaagaagtcTTGGAATACGAAGAAGAAGACATAGAGGAAGGTGTAGAGAAATGCAATCACAGTCTAGTAGGAAAGCTGGTGACAGACAAAAACATCAACCCAACATGGGTCCAAACGGCTATGTTCAACATTTGGAGGAGGCCAGAGGGCTTTAAGATGGTAGAGATCAGGccaaaactttttcagtttttctTTCATAAGGAAATAGACATGAGAAGAGTTCTGAAAGGAAACCCATGGATGTTTCGAAATTCATGGCTACTGATCAAAAAATGGGAAAGAGGAGTAAACCCAGCAGAAATGGATTTTTCTAGAACAGAAATTAAACTTCAAATATGGAACATGCCAGAGCATTGCAAGACAACAACTCTAGGAAGAAAGATCGCTGCTAGGGTGGGAGAAGTCATGGAATGCAATGTATTCTCAGCGGGTCCAGGAAAAGGAAACTTTCTTAAAGCATCAGTCATGATAAGGATAGAGGATCCACTGAAAGAAGGCCTAAATATGGGGAGTAAGCAAGATGGTTTAACAAAGGTGGAGTTCAAATATGAAAGGCTGCCTACATTTTGCTACTTTTGTGGAAGGATCGGACATGATGTAGCAAACTGTGAGATAGCAGAAGCAGAAGAAGAGCACACCAGTGGTTCAAAAAAAGGACTAGGAGCATGGCTAAGAGCAGATATAATAGGCAATAAGGTGGAGCATTCAACAGAACAAGAGAGGCCAACCAAAATGGAAGACAAAGAAACTGAGAAAGGAACGCAACAAGGAAAAGGAGAGGTGTTGGAAAAAATGGCAAAGCTAACTATGAAGGAAAAGAGCCAGCAATGCATAGAATACAAGGAAGGAAGCAAAGTTTCAAACAGGGAGAAAGTACCACATCAAACAGCAGAGGTTGAAACCATTACCATCGAAGAGACGAATAAAGAGGCTACAGATCATGGGGAAGAagacaaaaaaaaggaaagaaagtag